One window of Trifolium pratense cultivar HEN17-A07 linkage group LG5, ARS_RC_1.1, whole genome shotgun sequence genomic DNA carries:
- the LOC123885163 gene encoding uncharacterized protein LOC123885163: MTVKHFCMVMRINIDCNGCYRKVKRALLEMPELESHFLEKKQTRVIVCGSFIPQDVAIKIKKKTNRRVEILDIQDLSENNDEIIEDQKPITSPQKPIERNMFGSSIETKRDMPPLNHRVHYTSTVSYI, from the exons ATGACAGTGAAG CATTTTTGTATGGTGATGAGGATCAATATTGACTGCAATGGTTGTTATAGAAAAGTGAAGAGAGCCCTTCTTGAAATGCCAG AGTTGGAGAGCCATTTCCTAGAGAAGAAGCAAACAAGAGTAATTGTGTGTGGCAGTTTCATCCCTCAAGATGTTGCAATcaagataaagaaaaaaaccaATCGAAGAGTTGAAATATTGGACATACAAGATTTGAGTGAAAACAATGATGAAATTATTGAAGATCAGAAACCAATTACTAGCCCCCAAAAACCAATTGAAAGAAATATGTTTGGTAGCTCGATAGAAACAAAGAGAGATATGCCTCCTCTCAACCATAGAGTTCACTACACATCAACTGTTTCTTATATTTAG
- the LOC123885526 gene encoding non-specific lipid transfer protein GPI-anchored 10, giving the protein MASLIHCNLVSLFYLIFLLLIISYPPNTLSQDPNSSSPTIAPCTSSLLPLFPCMPFVQGAVRTPASACCSNLERIYNQQPHCLCFLFNSTTFTSFPINRTLALQIPALCNLPVNSSVCQGEKIHVPATSPKSQAFFGTKNNSTVFASPAFTVPPRPSIIGFGFGRSEAINLKAKNGMIVIINITIFVFILVS; this is encoded by the exons ATGGCTTCTCTTATTCATTGCAATCTAGTTTCTCTTTTCTATCTCATTTTTCTCTTGCTGATAATTTCCTATCCACCAAACACCCTCTCCCAAGATCCAAACTCCTCAAGCCCTACAATAGCACCATGCACATCAAGCCTCCTTCCTCTCTTTCCCTGCATGCCATTCGTGCAGGGCGCCGTTAGAACTCCGGCGTCTGCCTGTTGTAGCAACCTCGAGCGAATCTATAACCAACAACCTCACTGTCTTTGTTTCTTGTTCAACAGCACTACCTTTACCTCTTTCCCCATAAACAGAACACTTGCTCTACAAATCCCAGCTCTTTGTAACCTTCCAGTCAATAGCTCAGTTTGTCAAG GGGAGAAAATACATGTGCCTGCAACTTCACCAAAATCTCAAGCTTTCTTTGGAACAAAGAACAACTCTACTGTTTTTG CTTCTCCAGCATTTACAGTGCCACCAAGACCAAGCAtcattggatttggatttggaagAAGTGAAGCCATTAACTTGAAGGCAAAGAATGGAATGATTGTTATcataaatataacaatttttgtGTTCATATTGGTGTCTTGA
- the LOC123885527 gene encoding uncharacterized protein LOC123885527, which translates to MTFSVATTATCGGAGILCNNTTTTTPPYTPLSHLTLPPSSSSSSSSPSRRALHVVSAKKSSSRSKRNQPPTTTTVDEELQPRSDIEIPFYSDEDWPFEYRPPGTTKEPDFFEGEQWNTVGFIGEWLWVLGGLFAVLGGGFAAINYNSGASDFKETPAYKESVQSQELLEQPETSESDVFDSNPTEVAPSLN; encoded by the exons ATGACATTCTCCGTAGCCACCACTGCTACATGCGGTGGTGCAGGAATCCTCTGCAACAACACAACCACAACAACACCACCATACACCCCTCTCTCACACCTCACCCtcccaccatcatcatcatcatcatcatcatcaccttcAAGAAGAGCCCTTCACGTAGTTTCAGCTAAGAAATCTTCTTCTCGTTCTAAAAGAAACcaaccaccaacaacaacaactgtTGATGAGGAATTACAACCAAGGAGTGATATTGAAATACCCTTTTACTCTGATGAAGATTGGCCATTTGAATATAGACCTCCTGGTACAACAAAGGAACCTGATTTCTTTGAAGGTGAACAGTGGAATACTGTTGGGTTTATTGGAGAGTGGTTGTGGGTTCTTGGTGGTCTTTTTGCG GTACTTGGTGGTGGATTTGCAGCCATAAATTACAATTCAGGAGCATCAGATTTTAAGGAAACTCCTGCATACAAGGAATCTGTTCAGTCTCAAGAACTTTTAGAACAACCTGAAACATCCGAATCAGATGTATTCGACTCCAATCCTACAGAGGTAGCTCCTAGTTTGAACTAG